In Eriocheir sinensis breed Jianghai 21 chromosome 17, ASM2467909v1, whole genome shotgun sequence, one genomic interval encodes:
- the LOC127000118 gene encoding protein tiptop-like, producing the protein MTLLGMSGPALTTRLTRPPAFLAAPLPYLLQPRRTAVILVHFENTEITKTRLTFRGRGGRARLLAAGIFCVSGEECEGKEPGVDGEVGDSPSSSPRHRRDSGSVASREGLSPKMSPRHSPRESLNSSPAHMASPRATPPALRPLISSPSFMRGSDNEADILDFSLRRSPAFNRDDQLSMSARSSLAGSPPPGLHRLGDSPLDLSVPRKRAADALLEAAQGKMHHDLAKGLSSWGISLPPHIASAMALRPDLAALKPELALWNGKLKGDGISTKLPPFPMGPVPPTHSEGSRALERMSELSKLGGDGGLDLFRGGLGGSSGRATAWQSHWLSKGQDATKDVLKCVWCKASFNTLAELTTHMKEAKHCGVNLPPPIPPPSSSSSSIHTHLPPQYTPSKPPSSKPLSSSSSSSIASGSSSSNDLMSSIKETMPLPRKLVRGQDVWLGKGAEQTRQILKCMWCGQSFKSLADMTQHMQQTQHYTNIISQEQIISWKSPEDKTPSQSHVNAVLTCKVCDQAFASLKELSNHMVKNAHYKEHIMRSITESGARRRQTREKRKKSLPVRKLLELERAQQEMRSSGDPGRGLKEQAGSGRISCEKCGDKIETSLFVDHIRNCVGASSRDLLKSALLSPDSDYSNKLDSAPETDSEGKKTPEKTPRDSPREKDFEKAKGRGASESPSVLNALEKLIEKSFDSGKAKTGAGPLGSSILRRLGIDESADYSKPLMDPQLMGMYATFSRLQGGPPHGAGAPSTFNLPPSFGSSDRGGGLRGLSDSMMSPGADSDTRDTFPRSPSRPGSRPASTGSITRDGSGSERSLELLRPDSHRAITPEEIAPTENGADHSDNEQESLCGREEVKRELPEINGEISDRESVSAREEIRVKEEIRVKDEFKVKEEEIRVKDEFKMKDEGDEEEEQELTPDPGRESPTGRLMGSPAGCSSRSETPHSETSVGGRSGSGLGAGGLGGLSALLGGGGEGTSSHPLAALQKLCDKTETQPRAPPVSGTTTGPQTNPGAILAFSWACNDAVTADSIMKCAFCDTPFISKGAYRHHLSKMHFVKDGVIPENAAGKPNSNKPPPATSKSATPPAPPVDESPHSKFLKYTELAKQLSSK; encoded by the exons ATCTTTTGTGTTTCAGGGGAGGAATGCGAGGGCAAGGAGCCTGGCGTGGACGGGGAAGTTGGAGACTCCCCAAGCTCCAGTCCCAGACACCGCAG GGACAGTGGGAGCGTGGCCTCACGGGAAGGACTTTCCCCCAAGATGTCTCCACGGCACTCCCCGCGGGAGTCCCTCAACTCGTCTCCAGCCCACATGGCCTCTCCGCGCGCCACACCGCCGGCCCTGCGCCCGCTGATCTCTTCACCCTCGTTTATGCGAGGATCAGACAACGAGGCCGACATTCTCGACTTCTCGCTACGACGTTCTCCGGCGTTCAACAGGGATGACCAACTCAGCATGTCAGCCAGGTCTTCTCTGGCAGGGTCACCACCCCCGGGTCTCCACCGGCTAGGAGACTCTCCCCTGGATCTGTCAGTCCCACGCAAGAGGGCTGCTGACGCTCTTCTAGAGGCAGCGCAGGGGAAAATGCACCATGATTTGGCCAAGGGTCTCAGCAGCTGGGGCATCTCTCTGCCGCCCCACATTGCCTCAGCCATGGCTCTGAGGCCTGATCTGGCAGCGCTGAAGCCTGAGCTGGCTCTCTGGAATGGTAAACTTAAAGGTGACGGTATATCAACGAAGCTTCCGCCGTTCCCTATGGGTCCTGTACCGCCCACTCACTCCGAAGGTTCAAGGGCCTTAGAACGAATGAGTGAGCTCAGTAAGCTCGGCGGTGACGGTGGACTAGATCTGTTTCGTGGTGGCTTGGGAGGCAGTTCTGGACGTGCAACGGCCTGGCAGAGTCACTGGCTAAGCAAGGGGCAGGACGCCACGAAGGATGTCCTAAAGTGCGTGTGGTGCAAAGCTTCATTCAACACACTGGCAGAACTCACCACCCACATGAAGGAGGCCAAGCACTGTGGTGTCAACCTGCCGCCCCCCATCCCACCTCCTTCATCCAGCTCCTCCTCGATCCACACCCACCTTCCTCCTCAGTACACACCCAGCAAGCCGCCCTCCTCCaagccactctcctcctcctcctcctcctctatcgcgTCTGGCTCGTCTTCATCTAATGATCTGATGTCAAGCATCAAGGAGACAATGCCTCTGCCGCGGAAGCTCGTGCGAGGCCAAGACGTATGGCTGGGCAAGGGCGCAGAGCAAACCCGCCAGATATTGAAATGCATGTGGTGCGGCCAAAGCTTTAAATCGCTGGCCGACATGACACAGCACATGCAGCAGACACAACATTACACGAACATTATCTCACAGGAGCAGATAATTTCGTGGAAGTCGCCTGAAGACAAGACTCCCAGCCAGAGCCACGTGAACGCCGTGCTGACCTGCAAAGTGTGTGACCAGGCGTTCGCTTCCCTGAAGGAACTAAGTAACCATATGGTGAAGAACGCCCATTACAAGGAGCACATCATGCGCTCCATCACTGAGTCAGGAGCTCGGCGGAGACAGACACGGGAGAAGCGCAAAAAATCACTGCCAGTGCGCAAGCTGCTTGAACTTGAGAGAGCCCAGCAGGAGATGCGGTCCTCGGGTGACCCCGGACGGGGCCTGAAGGAGCAAGCCGGATCGGGCCGCATCTCATGCGAAAAATGTGGAGACAAAATAGAAACTTCCCTATTCGTGGACCACATCCGTAACTGTGTCGGTGCTTCTTCTCGTGACCTGCTTAAGTCAGCGCTTCTCTCCCCAGACAGTGACTACAGCAACAAACTTGACTCTGCCCCTGAAACTGACAGCGAAGGCAAGAAAACCCCAGAGAAAACCCCGCGTGACAGCCCCAGAGAAAAAGACTTTGAAAAGGCCAAAGGTCGTGGTGCATCTGAGTCACCTTCGGTTTTGAATGCCCTCGAAAAACTGATTGAAAAAAGTTTTGACTCTGGAAAGGCAAAGACCGGCGCTGGACCGCTAGGCTCGAGCATCCTCCGCCGGCTCGGGATCGACGAGAGCGCCGACTATTCCAAGCCCCTGATGGATCCACAGCTGATGGGCATGTACGCAACCTTCTCCCGCCTGCAAGGTGGTCCCCCCCATGGAGCAGGAGCTCCATCAACCTTCAATCTCCCACCATCATTCGGTTCTAGTGACAGAGGTGGAGGGCTACGAGGCTTAAGTGACTCCATGATGAGCCCAGGTGCAGATTCTGACACCCGGGACACATTCCCGCGATCACCGTCGCGGCCCGGGTCACGTCCTGCCTCGACTGGCTCGATAACACGAGATGGCAGTGGCAGCGAGCGGTCCTTGGAGTTGCTGAGGCCTGACAGCCACCGAGCCATCACCCCAGAAGAAATTGCGCCCACTGAGAATGGTGCTGACCACTCCGATAATGAACAGGAGAGTCTTTGTGGCAGAGAGGAGGTGAAGCGGGAGTTGCCCGAGATAAATGGAGAAATAAGTGACCGCGAATCTGTGTCGGCCAGGGAGGAAATTAGAGTCAAGGAAGAAATACGGGTGAAAGACGAATtcaaagtgaaagaagaagaaatacggGTGAAAGATGAATTTAAAATGAAAgatgaaggggatgaggaagaggagcaagaactCACCCCAGACCCTGGACGTGAATCTCCAACTGGCCGGCTGATGGGGTCACCCGCAGGCTGCAGCAGCAGGTCTGAAACTCCTCATTCCGAAACCAGTGTGGGAGGACGCTCTGGTTCAGGCCTCGGAGCGGGCGGACTTGGTGGTCTGTCGGCGCTTCttgggggaggcggggagggcaCCTCATCGCATCCTCTGGCGGCGCTCCAGAAGTTGTGCGACAAGACGGAAACTCAGCCACGTGCGCCGCCAGTCAGTGGAACAACAACTGGCCCTCAGACAAACCCTGGAGCAATCTTGGCTTTTTCTTGGGCGTGTAATGATGCAGTGACAGCGGACAGCATCATGAAGTGCGCTTTTTGTGACACTCCTTTCATTAGCAAGGGGGCCTACCGGCATCATCTGTCAAAAATGCACTTTGTGAAAGATGGTGTTATTCCCGAAAACGCAGCTGGAAAACCGAACAGCAACAAGCCTCCCCCAGCTACAAGCAAGTCGGCCACGCCTCCAGCGCCTCCTGTGGATGAGTCGCCACACTCCAAGTTCCTGAAGTACACGGAGCTGGCCAAGCAGCTGTCCAGCAAGTAG